The Theropithecus gelada isolate Dixy unplaced genomic scaffold, Tgel_1.0 HiC_scaffold_1965, whole genome shotgun sequence sequence CAGGATGGGAGATCCCTGCTGCCTGCGCAGCCTGGCTGGGCTGCGGCGGGGCGACGGCCCCTGCTCCCTGGCCCACGAAAGCCCCCGGTGGGAGAGTCCAGGGCGCGCAGGGCACGTGGGGGGCGGGAAGCCCCGTTGCCCACGCCCCGGTGTGGGTGAAGGCGACCGGCGAGGGAGCGGGGGGGACACCCGCCGGGGGCCGCGTCGTCCGGGCCGCCTGCGTGCGCCGGTGCCCCGCCACCCTGGCCTGGGTGCCTGGCCCTCCGGTTCTGAAACCAAATCTGAATCCGGGACTCTGGGAGGCCCGTCTCTCTGGCCAGTTCTTCCCGGGTGGCGATGTCTGGAAAGCGATCCTGCTGGAAGGCTCGCA is a genomic window containing:
- the LOC112617477 gene encoding LOW QUALITY PROTEIN: double homeobox protein 4C-like (The sequence of the model RefSeq protein was modified relative to this genomic sequence to represent the inferred CDS: deleted 1 base in 1 codon) produces the protein MALPTPGDAALPAGARGRGRRRRLVWTPSQREALRACFERNPYPGIATREELAQAIGIPEPRVQIWFQNERSRQLRQHRRESRPWPGKRGPQESRRKRTAVTRSQTALLLRAFQQDRFPDIATREELARETGLPESRIQIWFQNRRARHPGQGGGAPAHAGGPDDAAPGGVPPAPSPVAFTHTGAWATGLPAPHVPCAPWTLPPGAFVGQGAGAVAPPQPSQAAQAAGI